One part of the Apus apus isolate bApuApu2 chromosome 23, bApuApu2.pri.cur, whole genome shotgun sequence genome encodes these proteins:
- the LOC127393720 gene encoding transmembrane protein 209-like, whose amino-acid sequence MDRTIKMRQEAEARRVALAWGLLNMSMAGMIYTAMSGRLISCHCNIPYGPLSCIGLALASVFSVNALLDFWRYCKYTGTPRSWAPSPGQQPLLGWQSAAVQTAPPTVLAAKTVPSATPSAPIQGQTVLSYSPSRSPRASPRFPPAYLSGYRPQLQAASSSSPSFGRAVTRSPSSSYKVYGFSPSSSGSLYTNSIGRVQRIRLKPCHHASPFLYHAPTAKEDYMTDLKSLQTFLQNEEKKQRRVQLGSSDSSSPSSSPTSGNHRCFTADSALVLLNYEYQLACLPRAPPAHRDRAGLSSRQAAEEVSWVVMRETQASKIDSPVQRFGLELYPRAGTSGPRTSLRRDVSRVGR is encoded by the exons ATGGACAGGACCATCAAGATGAGGCAAGAGGCTGAAGCCCGGAGAGTGGCCTTGGCCTGGGGACTCCTTAATATGTCTATGGCAGGCATGATATATACTGCAAT GAGTGGAAGACTCATCAGCTGCCATTGCAACATCCCATACGGGCCACTCTCTTGTATTG GACTTGCACTTGCATCTGTGTTCAGCGTGAACGCCCTGTTGGATTTCTGGAGGTACTGCAAGTACACAGGGACACCGAGGAGCTGGGCCCCGAGTCCcggccagcagcccctgctgggctggcagagtgCAG CCGTACAAACAGCTCCACCCACTGTGCTGGCAGCAAAGACAGTCCCGTCTGCGACGCCTTCTGCTCCCATCCAGGGTCAGACGGTGCTGAGTTACAGCCCGTCCCGCTCCCCCAGAGCCAGCCCAAGGTTTCCCCCTGCTTATCTCTCGGGGTACAGGCCTCAGCTACAGGCTGCCTCAAGCAGCAGCCCCTCCTTCGGCAGAGCTGTAACTCgctcacccagcagcagctacaAG GTTTACGGCTTCAGCCCCTCTTCCAGTGGATCCCTGTACACCAACAGTATTGGAAGAGTGCAAAGGATCAGGCTGAAGCCTTGTCACCACGCTTCACCCTTTCTCTATCATGCTCCTACTGCCAAGGAAGACTACATGACAGACCTCAAGTCACTGCAGACCTTCCTTCAAaatgaagagaagaaacaacGCAGAGTTCAGCTGG GAAGTTCCGATTCCAGctctccttccagcagcccaaCTTCTGGGAACCACAGATGCTTCACAGCAGACTCGGCGCTGGTGCTGCTGAACTACGAGTACCAGCTGGCTTGCCTGCCCCGGGCTCCGCCAGCacacagggacagagctggtctgagctccaggcaggctgcagaAGAGGTAAGTTGGGTGGTCATGAGGGAGACACAGGCCTCGAAAATAGACAGCCCTGTACAGAGGTTTGGATTGGAGCTGTATCCAAGGGCTGGAACAAGCGGGCCTAGGACATCTCTCCGCCGGGACGTCTCTCGGGTTGGCAGGTGA